A single genomic interval of Labrus bergylta chromosome 18, fLabBer1.1, whole genome shotgun sequence harbors:
- the gnmt gene encoding glycine N-methyltransferase has product MSVDSVFRTRSLGVAAEGLPDQYADGKAAKVWELYIGDTQSRTQEYKSWVVSLLKEHGVRRVLDVACGTGVDSIMLVEEGFNMVSVDASDKMLKYALKSRWERRKEAAFDQWVIEEANWLTLPEDIQKPGDGFDAVICLGNSFAHLPDFKGDQSDQKLALQNIASMVRPGGILIIDHRNYDYILETGRAPQGKNIYYKSDLTQDISTSVLWVNNKPHMITLDYTIHVPKAVLHNLPEVSKFRLSYYPHCLESFKSLLKEAFHSKMEHSVYGDFKTYVPEQTQAPCYFIHVCKKTA; this is encoded by the exons AGCAGCCAAAGTGTGGGAGCTGTACATCGGAGACACGCAGAGCAGGACGCAGGAATACAAAAGCTGGGTGGTGTCTTTGCTCAAAGAACACGGGGTGCGGAGAGTGCTGGACGTGGCGTGCGGAACTGG AGTTGACTCCATCATGTTGGTGGAGGAGGGTTTTAATATGGTGAGCGTGGATGCCAGCGATAAAATGCTTAAGTATGCACTAAAGTCAAGATGGGAGAGGCGAAAAGAAGCAGCCTTTGACCAGTGGG TTATTGAAGAGGCCAACTGGTTGACGTTACCAGAAGATATTCAGAAACCAGGGGATGGCTTTGATGCTGTTATCTGCCTGGGCAACTCATTTGCCCACTTACCGGACTTTAAAG GGGACCAGAGTGACCAAAAGTTGGCCCTACAGAACATTGCTAGTATGGTCAGACCGGGTGGCATCCTGATCATCGACCACCGCAACTATGACTACATCCTGGAGACTGGCCGGGCACCACAAGGCAAAAACATCTATTATAAG agtgaTCTAACTCAGGACATCTCCACCTCTGTGCTGTGGGTCAACAATAAGCCCCATATGATCACTCTGGATTACACCATCCATGTTCCAAAGGCCGTGCTCCACAATCTTCCTGAAGTCAG TAAATTCCGTCTGTCCTATTATCCTCATTGCCTGGAAAGCTTCAAAAGTTTGCTGAAAGAGGCCTTCCACAGCAAAATGGAGCACAGTGTCTACGGGGATTTTAAGACATATGTCCCTGAGCAGACCCAGGCCCCGTGCTACTTCATCCATGTCTGTAAGAAGACAGCTTGA